The genomic DNA TGGATATTCAATACAGTAATGAGACTCGCCTCTACATAATCGCTTTCTGGTTCTTTGGAATGTAAAATCTgaattgaaaaatataaataatacgacacacataaaaagaaaataaaaaaacacacacacaaacatatatatatatatatatatatatatatatatatatatattttatattttgtttgtccattttattactattttGACGTACCTCAACAGGAAAGATTTTTCCAGGAATAGTAAAAATTGGTGAGTTAAAAAAATACGTTGAGAATTTCTCTGCATCTAAGGTGGCAGAAGTGacaattaatttaaaatccGATCGTTTTCTAACCACAtcctaataaaaaaaaaaaataataaaataataataaattataaatgtagtcttattgtaaaaaaatatatatgattatttgataaagaaatattcaaaggtaattataattttgtgTCGTTTTATAgttcattatattttgacataaatatataaatacataaatatatatatatatatatatatatatatatatatatatatatatatatataatatttttaaatttttatattcttatatttttgttgttcctttcttttattaataatttataaaataaaattataaattcctttttttaataaaataataataaaaacagaaaattttttataagccCTGTACCtgtcaatatttttttattttatatgaaatattgtCATTGAACAGgctaacatatatatattatatatattaaataaacatattatatatttgcatACCTTTAAAAGACAAAAAAGGATATCTGTAGAAATGGTTCTTTCGTGGGCTTCATCAAGctgggaaaaaaaaaaaaaaaaaaaaaaatatatatatatataaatataaatatatatatatatatatatatatatatatatatatatatatttatttatatattaattttttaacttACTATGATGAAGGAATATTTTGTTAACAATGTGTCACTTAATGTTTCTCTCAGCAACATACCATCTGttagatattttattattgtatCATTAGAGGTACAATCATCAAAACGTATAGAATAACCAACTTCTTGACCTAATATACATCCAAATTCTTCACTTACCCTTTTAGCAATAGACATAGCTGCTACTCTTCTAGGTTGTGTGCATCCAACTATACCTTTCTCAGTATAGCTAGCTTCATGTAGATATTGTGGTATTTGTGTTGTTTTGCCACTACCTGTTTCACCGATAACAATAagaacattatttttttctatagcTTTCattaaatcattttttaaattatatattggTAATTTAGATCTTTGTTCATTTATTGGTAGTGTATTTTTAACACCtacagatatattattattattataattttttttccattcaggtatatcataatttttccCTATATTTCTTAAAGCTTCTGCTATTGTTCTTTCACCTAAATTAGGTTTAGGATCTTCCCATGGTCTACTAATATCTTTAGGTATACTATCATATATTgcattttgttcattttgtttttgttcttttctttcttttgcTAATGCagttgttgttgttattgCTTTAGCTAATGATCCTTCAGCATTTACTATAATTTGTATAGGTGATAATTTTGCACCTGCTTTTGTTGTTTGACCTTTTAAAAATGCAGGCTCTTTTTCATTTACTTCTATTTCAATaatatcttcttcatcttctattttttcatctattttaagatttttatattctttctttatattcTCATCAAATACAACTCCACTCTTTATTAATTGCTGTATTTCCCATTTAGAATAATCACTTTGCATTTTAATTACactttcatattttattgtcTCCTTTGGAtcttctttaaatatatgtgaattcttcttttttaattcattcaaatcttcatttatatcatcaaataaagaaatgtaattatcttcttctttatttatatcatcactTACCAAATTTTTACCAGTTTTCTGATCCACTTCAGACATATTTAaacttattttttcattgaaAATACCTTTCACTTTAACTTTTACTTTCATATTCCTTTTAAACTTTTCGTTCATATTTACTACACGCTTTCTATTTGGTAGTATATCGGTAGCATGCACTAGTCCTTCTTTGTATCCTTCATTTGTTTTAAAGGACACAAATAATCCAAAGTCTGTAATTTTATTCACAGTGCCGTTGAATATGTTGTTAAGTTTTAATGCCATATAATCATCATAGGATTtgttttcttcatatttttttttatctctgtgttttttttctttttccttcTTACTACTATGATGGTTGGATTCGGATGAAGAGGATACATCGTGATGATCATATCTAGTGTGATGTTTATCATTATGACGATGATCATGTCTACTTCCATGTTTATCATTATGACGATGATCATGTCTACTTCTATGTTTATCATTATCGTGATGATCATGTCTACTTCTATGTTTATCATAATACCTTTcatcatattttcttttctttccattttcatatttattatctttttttatttgttttctttCAAATGACGATTCCGTATTCTTACTGCTAACACTTggagtatattttttttttcttttttttttttgataagaTGAATCACTAGCATCAAGTGTActaacatttttatcatcatttactTGTTTAGATGTACtttctatattttctttacttTCCTTATTTCCATTTTCATCACTATCTAAATTaatatgttcattttttaaagttAGGCaatgatattttttcatcttttcatttttcatttctatttttttatattctaagTTATTactcttattattatcattatcatttgcGCTTtctaaagaaatattttctttattattttcatcatcattttttttattatcttttttaatcatattatatatatatttaagaacGGCTTGTTCAATCACCCCCCCATTTTCAAAAACATCCTTACAAAAATTTTCTAAGGATGTTGATTTCTCGCATAAGTAAATTAAAAACTCAGAAAGATTATCATCTTCTACTCCTATGctgttatataattcttcattTACTTTTCGtatcaaatttattttatttaaacaatccattaaaattaaatgtatataactatataactattatgaaaattatatatatatatatttatatatatttatgtaacccttttaatattattatcttttattttatcttttattttattgtttctttttttttttgttctttacaaacatcttttttaataacaactaaaaaaattatacattataaagtgaaatatatatatatatatgttgtgaagaaaaaaaaaaaaagaaaacaatcctatcaaaataatatatatatttcttttaataaatcaatatttttttgtcatcatatttttattcatgcTATAATATAAAACTAATTCTTttgaacaataataataataaatatatatatatgaaagcggaaaaaaagaaatatacataattatatatatatattaatatgtatgaggttaaaaaaaatttataattatttatattatatatatatatatataatatttttatattacataaaagGAAGAATTAAGATCGCCATGAAAAGGAcaaagaattatatttaaaaatgtatGTTTTTAAccttatcatttaataaaaaaaaaaaaaaaaaaaaaaaaaaaaaacgattccaatatgttattatttcatttattattttttttttcttttgaatGAATAAATTGTGGCACGACATAAGaagtgaaatatatatataataataccccacaaaaatatattatatatgttacatatttatattatttatttttttattatataatatgaattaaataatgattGAAAAGTTTTTTATAagttaattataataaattaaaaaataaagaagaaaaaaaaaaaaaaaatacatatatataaatattttaattcatttttattttattttattttattctatttttttaaaacattgttgttatttatttttttttttttatgttctgtaaaaatataatatttttaaaaatagatagattataattttttttttttttttttttttttttctttttttcctatATGAATCCTTATTAAGGACCCTAAATCAtccttattaaataatatatttacttacatgtatatattttaatcctcatttatatatacatgttgaaattatatattttttagccacaaccataataatataaataaaaacatatatatttttatttatataatatatacatatttacatttttataataacaatataaattGAATGATTtcccttttttattattgtggTATCCTATATTCTATTTCTAAATCCtcccttcttttttttttttttatgtcctTTCGGTTGGCTTGATGAgcttttcatttataataaaaatgggtatttaatatattttcctttccttttcctttatttattttatttttttttatttaaaatttatatggtTTCTGTGAATCAAATGGATTGTTATTCATGTCCCCAAATTTCATGCCTGAGTATTGACGtgcaaaatataaatcagaCATAGATGGCATATGTCTATTTGAAAAGTTATTAAAATTAGGCATATTTTGTTGATACGTTGGAGAAGCTGAAAAAGAATATTGCCTTGATTGTTGAGGGAAAAAATTGGGATTCAAATTTGCACCCATATGTGAACCCATTGGAGAATTCATAGGTGAACCCATAGATGGTCCCATAGGTGACCCCATATTTGGTCCCATTGGTGATCCCATAGATGGTCCCATAGGTGAACCCATAGATGGACCCATATTTGGACCCACATTAGACCCCATATTTCTAAAGTTTGGGAATCCTTGTGGTGACATTTGGTTCATATTCATGTTCATATTCATtcccattttattatattgcaTATAATTAGAATAATCATTATTCATACCTTTTGCAAATGGCATGATATTAGAATAACTAGCACTTCTTTGCATCATCATCCCAGGTTGATTATCGAACATAGGTTGATACATAGCTTTATTATTCATAGGGTTTCTATTATGTGCATTAAGTTGATCTAGATGTGATGATTTTTGTTTACTCTTATTAATTAGGTCTAATAATAGTAAACTAAGAAAACAGAGTGCATATATACCTGTAgtaatcataaaaatataaaaacaatgtGAGCATCTGGGGAAAGGATATTGTTGTGCTTTAGTTATAGAATTCCAAGACATATCTGTTTCATAATACCAATAAGTGCCTACACCAGCATTTataacaaatgaaaaaataaaacaacccattaatataaatatgctttttgaaaataataaattccAACCTATAGATAAAATAACAATAGTACAAGATATTACAATACCACATAAAAGTActaaagatataaaagaaacTCTTTCATATGCTTCTATACGTCTAACTATTGCATCTCTACAAGCTTCAGGGCATACAGATGTCCATAATGATAAGCTACCAGCTGATTCGCTATTTTTTCCTTGTTGTATACCTTCTATACCTTTCCTTTTCATATTTTGAACTCTTTGTGTCCATGTCTCTACatgtttattatcataaactACTTTATATAAACCgtaatatgtataatcaACATATAAAGAATGTTCACTGCCTCTAaacatgtatttatattctatAGGTTCAGCTTCTCTCCATGATGTCATTAATGTAGTAAAAATCTGAGGTATAGCACTTATAAAACCtataatcataattatatttaaaactcGTATTGAGTTTTTAGACATTACAGGTATGGCCTTCCCCTTCCGAACTCTCGCCATTTTGCCTTTTTATTTAacagtaaataaataaatatatatatatatatatgtatatatgtatatatatacatataaatatttttatatttatatttattttattataataatatataaatgtgctGTATGTAcacttatataaatatatttacattaatatatataacggtacatggttatatatataaatatattttatgttctatatatttatatttttttattttttaattaatgaaatgtacaaatatatatatatatatttatacatttatatattgatcaaagcacatatttttttcgtcgttgtttttatttttttatttttttatatttttatattttcatgtttatattttttttttttttttttttttttttttttttttttgtaaatagttgtatatttatatttttgaaaaattttatatacgTGTCATTTTTTAATGCACTTTATTACACACACTAGTTCATTACCTTTTTTTCTATgagtaatgaaaaaaatttaaaacatatatatctctaataaaacttttattttttttattaaatacgtagaaaaaaatataaatatataaaaatatatatagacatatccttttattttattttattttattttatgtcatttatttttactacagttttgtaatattttctCCTTTTGAAAAAATCAAATTGTTTAGCAGTTACATTAATAAAAACTTTAACAATGTTTTCTTGTGTACacatcataaaaaaaaaaaaaatatatataatataaatataaaaaaaacctTTCTATACATTTTGATGTTtcagaaaaagaaattttttacaacacataaaaataatataaatatatgtatatatttatatgcatttatatttatatttacatttttttatatgatataatatgaatttcACTCGTAATTATTCCTTCAAATTCTCGTGATAAAACATAtgtctttttatataaacagaTAATAGGATGAGTCTCATTTTAAAATGTGTTAAAAGGGattttacttatatatagAAGTTCTTTTAACAtatggagaaaaaaaaaaaaaaaaataataaaataaaaaaaaaaacaaacaaaaaaaataaaaaaaaaataacataaataaattaaatgattatacatgcatataaatatataaatacatatatattttttattataataaatgttttcattaatatgaaaaatatacactTCGGAAGATATCTGTTTTGGAttcatgattttttttttttttttccctcatccatttttttaaattttactTGCTCGCATgcaataagaatatatatatatattaattttttttatttaattattaaaattatatataaatacatattaaacaaaatatataattgaataatatttatcattttgtacaaataaaattaagtaaatattattaatattattgtccacatatatatatatttatttaattgatTATTCATTTTGTGTTAAATTtccttattatttaatatttatatacaattaCTTATTTGTTAAATATGCATGCTAAAAGTGTTGATGTCTTATATATGAtctaatttttatttattttattatttattttatttattctttttttttgtcactTCTTATTTTCGATACTATGGGACAATATGTTTGCACTATTATTTCAGTATCTCAAAGatggtaattttttttttttttttttttttcatttttctaaTCCTCTCCTATTAGCTAATATTGATTGAACTCTCTCTCTtgcatttttataaatagatTTATTTCCAAATGGTGTtttccaatttttttttttcctttgttTTTTATCTTCCTCTATTTCATAAGACAAATCAAATTTGACgttatcataataatgatttttatattttttattttgatcgttcatataattataatcatcAAAATGAGCTTTATCTTTTTCctctatattattaattttatcatccttcatattattatttacgtTTTGGTTATTATAGCTATTTGTTGGATCATGGGATATATAACCTTTTGAATAAtcagtaataatatatccttgattattattattattatcatcatcattattattatcattatttttattattatcattaatatcattatttttattttccattGGGGTATATCCTCTCATTTTATATTCCTTATCattctcatttttttcatcacatATACTAGTAACATTAACATTATTGCATTCGTCAACTTTCGACTTTAAGTTTTTTGTAGAGTTATAATTATGAGATGCGATTATCTTATTATTtcttgaaatatttttttcaaaataattgttcttattattatatttaaaatttgtaTGATGGAAATTGTTATATGCATATTCCTTTGTTTTACTTCTTGTGAAGTATGCATATCCATCATAACGAgcagaaaaatattttccttCATTATCTTTGTTATTATTCACAACAcaattatttacattattcaTGTTATTATTcaatttatacattttattggAGCCACCTTTTTTTAAACCAATTTTATTACCTTGATAATTCATGTTACTATTTGCATGGCTACAAAAATTTTTATCtaagttattttttttattattctcatAAATTTCATTTTTGCTATATGTTAAATGATTACCATAACTATTTGTAAATGTTTcgttattatcttcatttacAATATTATGACACAcatcactattattattattattattattattattatcattattgttgttgATATATTCTGAATTGGTCGTTATATTATTCGTTGAaccatttaataaattttcacctgtattattcataataatttcGTGCATGTTTTCAAATTGGCTACTTGTGCaagaattttttttggtattGTTCATATTCTCCTGAACACAAAAATTATCACCcgttttatttaaattctctgatacattattatcataacaattacatttatttttgttaatCAGAACATCAGAATCGTTGAATATAGGATGGTGTGTCATAATATTATGGGCGTTTTCCAAATCAGTACACAACAAATCAATAAGatgattattaatattattattattattattattatcagtGTAAGTGTCTATGTTAACATTTTCACGAGACTTCCCAcacatattacatataatagtACCATTAATATTCTCATCGCTAATACCATTTTTGTTTTCATAATAATTGTTACTAATATTCATAGTTCTGttatcaaaataattatttttacaattttttattGGAGCAAAACgtacattatatttatttacataaatGTTATTTTTACCTGACcagttcattttttttttattttttaatgcttttttatttatttgataatcatgatttaaataatttttattgatTTTATCAAATTGTATATTAACtggtatat from Plasmodium sp. gorilla clade G2 genome assembly, chromosome: 10 includes the following:
- a CDS encoding pre-mRNA-splicing factor ATP-dependent RNA helicase PRP22, putative gives rise to the protein MDCLNKINLIRKVNEELYNSIGVEDDNLSEFLIYLCEKSTSLENFCKDVFENGGVIEQAVLKYIYNMIKKDNKKNDDENNKENISLESANDNDNNKSNNLEYKKIEMKNEKMKKYHCLTLKNEHINLDSDENGNKESKENIESTSKQVNDDKNVSTLDASDSSYQKKKRKKKYTPSVSSKNTESSFERKQIKKDNKYENGKKRKYDERYYDKHRSRHDHHDNDKHRSRHDHRHNDKHGSRHDHRHNDKHHTRYDHHDVSSSSESNHHSSKKEKEKKHRDKKKYEENKSYDDYMALKLNNIFNGTVNKITDFGLFVSFKTNEGYKEGLVHATDILPNRKRVVNMNEKFKRNMKVKVKVKGIFNEKISLNMSEVDQKTGKNLVSDDINKEEDNYISLFDDINEDLNELKKKNSHIFKEDPKETIKYESVIKMQSDYSKWEIQQLIKSGVVFDENIKKEYKNLKIDEKIEDEEDIIEIEVNEKEPAFLKGQTTKAGAKLSPIQIIVNAEGSLAKAITTTTALAKERKEQKQNEQNAIYDSIPKDISRPWEDPKPNLGERTIAEALRNIGKNYDIPEWKKNYNNNNISVGVKNTLPINEQRSKLPIYNLKNDLMKAIEKNNVLIVIGETGSGKTTQIPQYLHEASYTEKGIVGCTQPRRVAAMSIAKRVSEEFGCILGQEVGYSIRFDDCTSNDTIIKYLTDGMLLRETLSDTLLTKYSFIILDEAHERTISTDILFCLLKDVVRKRSDFKLIVTSATLDAEKFSTYFFNSPIFTIPGKIFPVEILHSKEPESDYVEASLITVLNIHLNEHPGDILVFLTGQDEINTACEILHERMKKLESMSPPPLIILPIYSSLPSEMQSVIFEPAPPGCRKCILATNIAEASLTIDGIFFVIDPGFCKIKKYDSKRDMDSLIVAPISKANAKQRAGRAGRTGPGKCYRLYTEEAYKNEMSEMSVPEIQRINLGSIVLLLKALGINDFLHFDFMDSPSVETLIHSLENLYYLGALDDNGYLTKLGKKMANFPMEPNLSKILLTSLNFNCTDDVVTIVSMLSVQNIFYRPQNKALLADKKKNKFIMPQGDLITYLNIYNKWKENSFSNYWCHENFIQSRALKRAQDVRKQMLSIFEKYNYQVKKSTHKNDSTKYVNICKSICSGYFNHVCKRDTQQGYTTLLTNQQVFIHPSSTLFNKNPLFVVYHELVLTNKEYIRDCTIIQPQWLIQLAPNLFIPADEKKISKIKLREKIEPLHNYYEEPNAWRLSRRKG